A genomic region of Conger conger chromosome 6, fConCon1.1, whole genome shotgun sequence contains the following coding sequences:
- the helt gene encoding hairy and enhancer of split-related protein helt isoform X1: protein MASKHKERKRTPVSHKVIEKRRRDRINRCLNELGKTVPMALAKQNSGKLEKAEILEMTVQYLRALHSADFPRGREKGELLAEFANYFHYGYHECMKNLVHYLTTVERMETKDTKYARILAFLQSKSRVVTEPVFGSISGLPDPTDYLCQLHSASEYQSHSPTDSVFQQSPPAHYSWHSSARSPTIAYPQVPLSAQTQQHASYLSPVQGLDHHYINFIGHSHANAFSLHTAQHAAL, encoded by the exons ATGGCATCCAAGCATAAGGAACGCAAG AGAACTCCGGTCTCTCACAAAGTGATAGAGAAACGACGAAGGGATCGAATCAACCGGTGTCTGAATGAGCTGGGCAAAACGGTACCAATGGCTCTTGCAAAACAG AATTCTGGAAAGCTGGAGAAGGCGGAGATTCTGGAGATGACTGTTCAGTATCTGCGCGCACTCCACTCAGCGGACTTCCCGCGAGGCAGAGAAAAGG GAGAACTGCTGGCAGAATTTGCGAATTATTTTCACTATGGCTACCACGAATGTATGAAGAACCTGGTGCACTATCTTACCACAGTGGAAAGGATGGAAACAAAGGATACCAAATACGCGAGGATCCTCGCATTTTTACAGTCCAAATCCCGTGTCGTCACCGAGCCCGTGTTTGGTTCAATAAGTGGTTTACCAGACCCCACAGACTACTTGTGCCAGTTGCACTCCGCTTCGGAATACCAAAGCCACAGCCCAACCGACTCCGTCTTCCAGCAGAGTCCGCCGGCACACTACTCCTGGCACAGCTCTGCGCGCAGCCCCACCATCGCTTACCCACAGGTTCCCCTCTCCGCGCAAACGCAGCAACACGCCAGTTACTTGTCGCCTGTGCAAGGACTAGACCATCACTATATTAACTTCATCGGCCACTCGCATGCCAACGCGTTCAGCCTACACACCGCACAACACGCTGCCCTGTGA
- the helt gene encoding hairy and enhancer of split-related protein helt isoform X2 — translation MASKHKERKRTPVSHKVIEKRRRDRINRCLNELGKTVPMALAKQNSGKLEKAEILEMTVQYLRALHSADFPRGREKELLAEFANYFHYGYHECMKNLVHYLTTVERMETKDTKYARILAFLQSKSRVVTEPVFGSISGLPDPTDYLCQLHSASEYQSHSPTDSVFQQSPPAHYSWHSSARSPTIAYPQVPLSAQTQQHASYLSPVQGLDHHYINFIGHSHANAFSLHTAQHAAL, via the exons ATGGCATCCAAGCATAAGGAACGCAAG AGAACTCCGGTCTCTCACAAAGTGATAGAGAAACGACGAAGGGATCGAATCAACCGGTGTCTGAATGAGCTGGGCAAAACGGTACCAATGGCTCTTGCAAAACAG AATTCTGGAAAGCTGGAGAAGGCGGAGATTCTGGAGATGACTGTTCAGTATCTGCGCGCACTCCACTCAGCGGACTTCCCGCGAGGCAGAGAAAAGG AACTGCTGGCAGAATTTGCGAATTATTTTCACTATGGCTACCACGAATGTATGAAGAACCTGGTGCACTATCTTACCACAGTGGAAAGGATGGAAACAAAGGATACCAAATACGCGAGGATCCTCGCATTTTTACAGTCCAAATCCCGTGTCGTCACCGAGCCCGTGTTTGGTTCAATAAGTGGTTTACCAGACCCCACAGACTACTTGTGCCAGTTGCACTCCGCTTCGGAATACCAAAGCCACAGCCCAACCGACTCCGTCTTCCAGCAGAGTCCGCCGGCACACTACTCCTGGCACAGCTCTGCGCGCAGCCCCACCATCGCTTACCCACAGGTTCCCCTCTCCGCGCAAACGCAGCAACACGCCAGTTACTTGTCGCCTGTGCAAGGACTAGACCATCACTATATTAACTTCATCGGCCACTCGCATGCCAACGCGTTCAGCCTACACACCGCACAACACGCTGCCCTGTGA